Within Cellulophaga sp. L1A9, the genomic segment TTAGAGGTCGCGTTAAGAACGGATATTTTGAACAAAACAGAAAAATGTATATTCTACCAGCATTACTAATTAATGAATATCATTCCTCTAAGTTTAGAATAGGGCTTCTTGAAGATCATAAGTTAATTACCGATTTTAGGAAGATTGAATTTGGTACCGTATATTTTTTTAAACCCTATGAGAATTCTACATCATATTATAACCTACCACATAATAGTATAGCGGACTAAAGGAAAAAAATAATGCTACAAAAAGAACAAAGGTTTGCAACCCAATAAATACTAATAATACTATGAAAGAGGAATATCATAAAAAATGGAATACTGTATTTAGCGCCGATGAATATGCGTATGGAGAAGGTCCAAATGAATATTTAAAAGAACAGTTAAAGAATATAACTCCCGGTAAGCTTCTTTTCGCCGCTGAAGGCGAAGGCAGAAATGCCGTCTATGCAGCAACTTTAGGGTGGAACGTGTCTGCCTTTGATATTAGTGAACAAGGGAAAGAGAAGGCCTTAAAACTTGCCAAGGCAAATAATGTAGCCCTTGATTATAGCGTTGGCGAATTGCCAAGTTTAAATTATGCTAAAGAATCTTTTGACGCTATCGCCTTAATATATGCCCATTTTCTTCCTGAATTAAAGGCGGAGTATCATAAGGAGTTATGTAACCTATTAAAAAAAGGCGGACTCGTTATTTTAGAAGCTTTTAGCAAAAATCATTTGAAATATAGAGCAGCAAATCCAAAAGTAGGAGGACCCCAAAATATAGATTTTCTATTTTCCATTGAAGAAATAAAATCAGATTTCATGAATTTTGAAATTATTGAATTAGTAGAAAAAGAAATTGCGCTGAATGAAGGATTATATCACAACGGTATAGGCTCTGTAATTCGCTTTGTTGGACGCAAGAAGTAAAATAGTGCTAATTCGCACAACACCTTAAGCTATAGCTACGCGCTTAAAACACTTTTAAAAAAGGGCAAGATAAGGGCTTTAGTATGCGCTATTTTAAATGTGTAAAAGTGTAGATTTGAGATTCCATGAATTAGAAACCTGTGCCGTTTCGTATTCAAGAAATAGCTTCAAACACAAAAAATGACCTATCTTTTAGTCCCATGAAAATTAAATTTGTATTGCTATTAATTTTAGTCCTAATAGGGCTTTCTTATACAACAGCTGTAAAGGAAACGAACTCAAATAGAAAAATTAAGATTGAGTGGACCGAGCACTTGGAAGAGGATTTTTCTTTCAAAGAAAAATGGAGTTATCAGGAATTTATATATAAAAACAGACATGGACAGTTAAGTTGCGATGGAAGCTGTCCAGTAGAAATTGATCGAATGAAAGATGAATCTGGAAAAATTTATCAAGATTCATTGCACGCATTTTATGCGATTATTGATACCACTCATGTATTTCACTCTTTACGCTCTAAAAACAAAATGTATGAATATTCCGGAACAGATTATATCGATTTTCAAAAAATTAAAGGCGGAATTATAAGAGGGAAATCGGCAAATAATGTTTCAACAAACAGCAGTTTAATTATAGAAATACAAAATGATTCTTGTGCTGTTTGGGTTGACTTTAATAGTATTAGAGATTTGGGGCAACATAATTTTCCTCTTGAAAATGGAGCAATTAAAATTGACAGAAATCTATTTGAACAGGGAATTTTAAAAGCTGTATTCAATTTTAATTTTGAAAACACTTTAGAACCTAACAAAAACCTTTTTTGGAACGGTCAGATATATAGCAGTATAAAAACGGAATAAAAAGGTTGAATACAAAACAAAATTTTAACGAGGTGCCGCCATGAAGGAAGAAGCAAAATATCCGTGTAATACCTCACCCGCGAGCACGCAAAAAGCTATACCTTCGTGACCCTGCGGAAACAAAAAACAGAATACATCCTATTTCTACACTAAATTTTATTTAAACACTTTTTACCACGACGCTGATGAATGCATTACAAGAAGAAATGATTTTACCTAATGGAGTAATTCTGAGTAATAGAATTGCTAAATCTGCAATGAGCGAAAATTTATCAAACAGATATCATGAACCAACCCCTATTCTGTTAAACGCATATAAAGTATGGTCTAAAAGTGGTGCAGGATTATTGATTACTGGTAACATCATGATTGATTCTAATGCTATCGGGGAACCAAGAAATGTAGTTGTAGAAAACCGGAAAAACCTTAAAATCCTTAAGGAATGGGCTCAAACGGTAAAAGGTACCAACACCCATTTATGGGCTCAGATAAACCATCCAGGAAGACAAGCTATGGAGCTAATTAATAGCCATTTAAAAGCACCTTCTGCTATCCCTCTGAAAACTGGTGGGCGAAAAAATGCAACAAAAAAAGTGCCTGAGGTTTTAAGCGAAAAAGAAATTTTAGAGATTATTGAAGCTTTTGGAAATACAGCCCTTATATTAAAAGAAGCTGGATTTTCAGGAATTCAGATTCACGGTGCGCACGGTTATTTGGTGAGCCAATTTTTATCGCCTTATACAAATATTAGAGAAGATAAGTGGGGAGGAACCTTAGAAAATAGATCTAGATTTGTTGTAGAAGTGTATAGAAAGATTAGAGAATACGTTGGAGGTAGTTTTCCTATCGGAATTAAATTAAATTCTACAGACTTTCAAAAAGGTGGCTTTTCAGAAGAAGAATCAATGGAAGTTGTTAAAATACTTTCCAAAGAAGGAATAGATTTAATAGAAATATCAGGAGGAACCTATGAAGCTCCTGCGATGATGGGGAAACGTAAAGAGAGTACCGTACAAAGGGAAGCTTATTTTATAGATTATATTGAGAAAGTGAGAGCAATAACAAATACTCCTTTAATGTTAACAGGAGGGTTTCGTACCACTTCGGTGATGAAAGATGCTGTTGCTTCCAATCAATTAGACATCATCGGAATTGCCAGACCTTTTGCTGTGTTCCCAAACATAGGAAATGAAATACTCAATGAAACTCGGTTAAATTTTACTACAGCTATTAAAAAAACGGGAGTAAAAGTAATTGATGGTATGATGAATATCGTATGGTACGAATCTCAAATAAAACGAATAGGAAAAGGAAAAAAACCCAATCCTAAGTTAAGTGGATGGTCTGTCTTTTTTAACTATTTATGGTTGATACTAACGCACAAACTAAAAAGTAAAAAGTAAAACTAAGAAATCTTAATGCTCTCTTTGTTATTCTTTCTGATGTACTACTTAGTTTATAGCTTTTTACAAGAAAGCTACTTTAAGAGAGGCATACACTTTATACAATAAATACAAGTCTAGAATCGTGGATGCAAACCAGGATAGTTCAATTCCCGAAATAATTCGGCAAGTTCATGAAATTACTAAGCCTCGCAAAAAACGAAACTGTCAGTTCGAGTGCTTCGACCAACGAGAAAAGTGTATTGAGAACCCGTGGACACAGAAAGACTTCTCGATACTAATTACTTTTTCGCAAAAGCTCCAAAATAATTCACTCGAAGTGCCATCACGATTTCAACAACTGTCCTTGAAAATATAACAACGGTTCATGAAAACATCGGGGTTATCCAAAAACGAAACTGTCAGTTCGAGTGGCGCTTGTGTAGTGCTAACGAAATAAGCGTTGTATTGAGAACCCATGGACACAAAAAGACTTCTCGATACTAATTACTTTTTCGCAAAAGCTCCAAAATAATTCACTCGAAGTGACATCATGATTTCAACAACTGTCCTTGAAAATTCAACAACCGTTCATGAAAACATCGGGGTTATCAGAAAATGAAATTGTCAGTTCGAGTGGCGCTTGTGTAGTGCTAACGAAATAAGCGTTGTATCGAGAACCCGTGGACATACAAAGGCTTCTCGATACTAATTACTTTTTCGCTAAGGCTCCAAAATAATTCACTCGAAGTGACATCATGATTTCAACAAGGGTTCATGAATATTTTAATAAGCGTACATGAAAACATCGGGGTTATCAGAAAATGAAATTGTCAGTTCGAGTGGCGCTTGTGTAGTGCTAACGAAATAAGCGTTGTATCGAGAACCTTTGAACACACAAAGACTTCTCGATACTAATTACTTTTTCGCTAAGGCTCCAAAATAATTCACTCGAAGTGACATCACGATTTCAACAAGGGTTCATGAATATTTTAATAAGCGTACATGAAAATACCAAGCACATCAAACGAGAACTACAGCTACAATTACAGCGGTAGTGACAACAAGCTCATGTATACTATATTCATTACATTGCATGCGTAAAATATAAGATGAAGGTGTTTCTATAGTTATAGATAAGCGTACTTTTATATATCATAGCCTAGAAGAAAACCTTTAGAACACTCCCTTTTTATGAAAAAAAATAGCCTACTCCTTATTCTATTGCTCTTATTGGTGATACAATCGTGTGCGCGACGAATAGATATAGACCGTAACGGGTATAGCTTATCACATTTTAGAACCATTGAAGAACAGTATACTGGCGGAGAAATTATAGACCCTAGCGTCTATGCGCTTTCGGAAGATTATGATATCATCTCATTTATCAGAAAAGACAACACGGTCCCAGATTTAGATCTCATTGTACGTTATGTATATGCAAAAAAAGACTCGGTGGTTGCAGAAATCAGGTATGAATTGGATACAGACGATACGCATCAAAAGAAAAGCCTAGCATTCCGGAAAGCGCTTGCAGCTCATTTTTTAAACGTAGCGGAAATAACAAGTGCCACCAATACAAAGAAAGCGGAGCATGGCACATTTGACGCTCAAACCACTATTAATGATGCTGATGACTATTACAAAGCAATCTACTGGACAGAAGAGCGTGTAAACACCACACTAGTCTTGCAAATGTCTAACACTCTACAACCAGAAACAAACACCTACCCCAACCATAAAGTTCATGTCACCTACCAACTAGTATCAGAGCACAACACCATGCCGAAGAGCAGCCTTATTGGCCGTAAGGAAGTGAAAAATCAAGCTTCAAAAACACCAAAATTTAGCAACACCACTACAATACCCTTACTGCCTGGATGTATAAACACGCCCACAGAAGACTGCTTTTTAACTACCATAAATAATAAAGTGTTGGCACTCGCTAAACAAAAAGGGGTAGCCTTAGTAGCAGACACTCTTATTATTGGTGTTCGGGTAAACCAAGAGGGCGTCCCATCATTATTCAGAACCAAAAGTACCAACCCTGAACTACCCGAAATATGTAAAACGGTTATCGCTTCGCTTACCAACGTTGAACCCTCCTATAGTAGTGATAATGAAGCTTATGTGACCTCCTCATATTCTTGGTATATTATTTTTAAAGACGATGAAATTCTAATTCAATAATACATAGTAAACGGCATAAATTGATGCTCCTCACTAGTTGCCCTGCAATTATTGCGTAAAACAAGCGCTATAATTGTGTATTTTGGACACTAATTGAGAATAAAGGTGCTACGAATAAAAAGGCCACGAATTAATTAACTTTGACATACTGATATCAGTATGTTAAGCCAATTGCAAAAAATAAATTAACGTACTATATATATTAAAAAACAAAATTAATATGCTAA encodes:
- a CDS encoding bifunctional 2-polyprenyl-6-hydroxyphenol methylase/3-demethylubiquinol 3-O-methyltransferase UbiG produces the protein MKEEYHKKWNTVFSADEYAYGEGPNEYLKEQLKNITPGKLLFAAEGEGRNAVYAATLGWNVSAFDISEQGKEKALKLAKANNVALDYSVGELPSLNYAKESFDAIALIYAHFLPELKAEYHKELCNLLKKGGLVILEAFSKNHLKYRAANPKVGGPQNIDFLFSIEEIKSDFMNFEIIELVEKEIALNEGLYHNGIGSVIRFVGRKK
- a CDS encoding NADH:flavin oxidoreductase/NADH oxidase family protein, whose protein sequence is MNALQEEMILPNGVILSNRIAKSAMSENLSNRYHEPTPILLNAYKVWSKSGAGLLITGNIMIDSNAIGEPRNVVVENRKNLKILKEWAQTVKGTNTHLWAQINHPGRQAMELINSHLKAPSAIPLKTGGRKNATKKVPEVLSEKEILEIIEAFGNTALILKEAGFSGIQIHGAHGYLVSQFLSPYTNIREDKWGGTLENRSRFVVEVYRKIREYVGGSFPIGIKLNSTDFQKGGFSEEESMEVVKILSKEGIDLIEISGGTYEAPAMMGKRKESTVQREAYFIDYIEKVRAITNTPLMLTGGFRTTSVMKDAVASNQLDIIGIARPFAVFPNIGNEILNETRLNFTTAIKKTGVKVIDGMMNIVWYESQIKRIGKGKKPNPKLSGWSVFFNYLWLILTHKLKSKK